A stretch of the Teredinibacter haidensis genome encodes the following:
- the mnmA gene encoding tRNA 2-thiouridine(34) synthase MnmA — MPEITKSISETKVIVGMSGGVDSSVSALLLLQQGYQVEGLFMKNWNEDDGTEYCTAMTDLMDAASVCQKLGIHLHTANFAAQYWDNVFEHFLAEYKAGRTPNPDILCNREIKFKVFLDYAESLGADYIATGHYTRTRNENGHTYLCKGLDGNKDQSYFLHAVGENEFAKTLFPIGELDKPVVRELAEKHDLVTHNKKDSTGICFIGERRFKDFLETYLPAQPGDIITPEGTVIGQHEGLMYYTIGQRQGLGIGGVAGAPEEPWYVAQKQLETNQLLVVQGKNHPLLFEPGLKASQMHWINGEALAAGSRCMAKTRYRQPDQACTLIDVKDDSITVHFDTPQRAITPGQSIVLYDGDICLGGGVIEFPTNEQGE, encoded by the coding sequence ATGCCTGAAATCACCAAGTCCATTTCCGAAACCAAAGTCATTGTCGGTATGTCCGGCGGTGTTGACTCCTCCGTTTCTGCGCTACTGCTGTTACAGCAGGGTTATCAGGTGGAAGGCCTGTTTATGAAAAACTGGAACGAGGACGACGGTACAGAGTACTGTACCGCTATGACAGACTTAATGGATGCAGCCTCCGTTTGCCAGAAGCTCGGCATCCATCTGCATACCGCCAACTTCGCTGCCCAGTACTGGGACAACGTTTTCGAGCATTTTTTAGCTGAATATAAAGCGGGCCGCACCCCCAACCCCGACATCCTCTGTAATCGCGAAATTAAATTCAAGGTTTTCCTCGATTACGCAGAATCTCTGGGTGCCGACTATATCGCCACAGGTCACTACACCCGTACGCGCAACGAAAACGGTCACACCTACCTCTGCAAAGGACTAGATGGCAATAAAGACCAAAGCTATTTTCTGCACGCTGTTGGCGAAAATGAATTTGCCAAAACCCTGTTCCCTATTGGCGAACTGGATAAGCCAGTTGTCCGTGAGCTGGCCGAAAAGCACGATCTGGTCACCCATAACAAGAAGGACAGTACCGGCATCTGCTTTATCGGCGAACGGCGCTTCAAAGACTTTCTAGAAACCTACCTCCCCGCTCAGCCGGGTGACATTATCACGCCCGAAGGAACGGTAATAGGCCAGCACGAAGGCTTAATGTACTACACCATCGGCCAGCGCCAAGGCCTAGGCATTGGCGGTGTTGCCGGGGCACCGGAGGAACCTTGGTACGTTGCCCAAAAACAATTGGAAACGAACCAGTTACTAGTCGTTCAAGGTAAGAACCACCCCCTGCTCTTTGAGCCTGGCCTGAAAGCCAGCCAAATGCATTGGATAAATGGCGAAGCCCTGGCGGCGGGCAGCCGCTGCATGGCCAAAACCCGTTATCGTCAGCCAGACCAGGCCTGTACGCTAATCGACGTTAAGGATGACAGTATTACCGTACACTTTGACACCCCCCAGCGGGCTATCACCCCAGGGCAAAGCATTGTGCTTTACGACGGCGATATCTGCCTAGGCGGCGGCGTTATTGAATTTCCCACAAATGAGCAAGGAGAGTAA
- the hflD gene encoding high frequency lysogenization protein HflD translates to MEKSWQNIALALAGVVQCAIQVEELAKTGYLKTEPFETAVNSLLNQNPDSTEDVFGRVSALSLGLESLDLMLQNHRNPKHSDALRYILGMIHLQKRLARRKELLSVIGSRLEKTQHQVQHFGPTHDNVIGNIADIYTDTISKFPYRIQVTGEYTYLQQSRVASQIRTLLLAGIRAATLWRQVGGTRWQLLLYRSKLSRAVSTLRQQCAPD, encoded by the coding sequence TTGGAGAAATCGTGGCAAAACATTGCCCTGGCGCTGGCAGGTGTTGTTCAGTGTGCGATTCAGGTGGAAGAGCTCGCAAAGACCGGTTACCTAAAAACAGAACCATTCGAAACCGCCGTTAACAGTCTGCTCAACCAGAATCCCGATTCAACCGAAGATGTATTTGGTCGTGTTTCAGCGCTGTCTCTCGGACTGGAATCACTCGATTTGATGCTGCAGAACCACCGCAACCCCAAACACTCAGATGCCTTGCGCTATATCCTCGGCATGATCCACTTACAGAAACGCCTGGCTAGACGTAAAGAACTGCTTTCCGTTATCGGTAGTCGGCTGGAAAAAACCCAGCATCAAGTGCAGCACTTCGGGCCGACCCACGACAATGTTATTGGCAATATTGCTGATATATACACCGATACCATCAGCAAATTCCCCTATCGTATCCAAGTCACAGGCGAATACACCTACCTGCAGCAAAGTCGAGTTGCCTCCCAGATCCGAACCCTACTACTGGCCGGCATTCGCGCCGCCACGCTGTGGCGTCAGGTCGGCGGCACCCGCTGGCAACTACTGTTATATCGCTCTAAATTAAGTAGAGCGGTAAGCACTTTACGCCAACAATGTGCCCCCGACTAA
- the purB gene encoding adenylosuccinate lyase: protein MDLSALSAISPIDGRYGGKTADLRPHFSEYGLIRCRVEVEIRWLQRLAEHPEISEIGNLSDESQAQLNRILSDFSEADAQAIKDIERTTNHDVKAVEYFIKDKFKGNAELEAVSEFVHFACTSEDINNLSHALMLKSGLDAVLLPEMKTLTTAIADLAIEYAAVPMLSRTHGQTASPSTVGKELANVAARLQRQVSQVTTVNLLGKINGAVGNYNAHLSAYPEIDWQANAKTFVESLGLTWNPYTTQIEPHDYIAELFDAICRFNTILLDFDRDVWGYISLGYFKQKTIAGEIGSSTMPHKVNPIDFENSEGNLGLANAVFSHLSAKLPVSRWQRDLTDSTVLRNMGVGFGYSLIAYGSTLKGIRKLQINEHLLAADLDNSWEVLAEPIQTVMRRYAIEGAYEKLKELTRGQAISQQVIQDFVQTLDIPKKAKLELSNLTPGSYIGNAIEQAKAVKDLLG from the coding sequence ATGGACTTATCTGCCCTTTCCGCTATTTCTCCCATCGATGGCCGCTACGGTGGCAAAACGGCGGATCTACGCCCCCACTTCAGTGAGTACGGTTTAATTCGCTGCCGTGTCGAGGTGGAAATCCGTTGGTTACAACGTTTGGCAGAGCATCCTGAAATCAGTGAAATTGGCAATTTAAGCGATGAATCCCAAGCGCAATTAAACCGTATTCTCAGCGATTTTTCCGAAGCCGATGCGCAAGCAATCAAAGACATTGAGCGCACCACCAACCACGATGTAAAAGCGGTCGAGTACTTCATAAAAGATAAATTCAAGGGCAACGCAGAGCTGGAAGCCGTTTCCGAATTCGTACACTTCGCCTGTACATCTGAAGATATCAACAATCTTTCCCATGCTCTGATGCTGAAAAGCGGTCTGGATGCAGTATTGCTGCCAGAAATGAAAACGCTGACCACCGCAATTGCCGACCTAGCGATTGAATATGCCGCAGTACCGATGCTATCCCGCACCCACGGACAAACCGCTTCACCATCTACCGTAGGTAAAGAATTGGCCAACGTTGCCGCCCGTCTACAGCGGCAGGTATCACAAGTCACCACCGTTAACCTGCTGGGCAAGATCAATGGCGCCGTGGGCAACTACAATGCCCACCTGTCCGCCTACCCGGAAATCGACTGGCAAGCTAATGCCAAAACCTTTGTCGAAAGCCTCGGCCTTACCTGGAACCCTTACACCACGCAGATTGAACCGCACGATTACATCGCAGAGTTATTCGATGCCATCTGCCGATTCAACACCATTTTGCTGGATTTCGACCGCGATGTTTGGGGCTATATTTCTCTGGGCTACTTCAAGCAAAAAACCATTGCAGGCGAAATAGGTTCATCCACCATGCCACACAAGGTGAACCCCATCGATTTCGAAAACTCCGAGGGCAACCTGGGGCTGGCCAATGCAGTATTTAGTCACCTCTCCGCCAAACTGCCTGTTTCACGCTGGCAGCGCGACCTGACAGATTCCACCGTACTGCGTAATATGGGCGTGGGCTTTGGCTACAGTCTGATCGCCTATGGGTCTACACTTAAAGGTATCCGTAAGCTGCAAATCAATGAGCATCTGCTGGCGGCAGACCTCGATAACAGCTGGGAAGTCCTTGCTGAACCAATCCAAACCGTTATGCGCCGCTATGCTATTGAAGGTGCTTACGAAAAGCTAAAAGAACTCACGCGCGGCCAGGCGATTAGCCAGCAGGTCATCCAAGATTTTGTACAAACACTCGATATACCCAAAAAGGCCAAGCTGGAACTCAGTAATTTAACGCCAGGCAGCTATATCGGTAACGCCATAGAACAGGCCAAAGCCGTAAAAGACCTGTTAGGATAA
- a CDS encoding cupin domain-containing protein has product MDSSHPFPRLNYLGDMPIDTFLEEYWQKKPLLVRQAIPHFVSPLSADELAGLSLEEDVVSRLIVQGKQKNDWSLQHGPLTEDTFANLPDDHWTLLVQHADLLEPDVNRLLEAFRFLPRWRLDDIMISYASDGGGVGPHFDYYDVFLLQAKGKRRWRLGQTCSTEDPLIPGIDLKILQRFETSSDWLVEPGDLLYIPPNLAHWGEAVGDDCITYSIGFRAPSYGDVLIDFAQEMASMCSEDKRYSDSEHKQQALSGEITAHSLEAVSAIIHRFSQNKNYLASWLGEYMTRPNPGGEEASQGEFPVEQLSTTLCKLTPFARCAFYNTSDHCIVFINGHRWHCSKPLAIMLSNGESILYSQLDTKDQYILKHLAEDGLLEYADE; this is encoded by the coding sequence ATGGACAGCTCTCATCCCTTTCCGCGCCTTAATTATCTGGGCGATATGCCAATCGATACGTTCCTTGAGGAATACTGGCAGAAAAAACCCTTGTTGGTTCGCCAAGCTATTCCGCATTTTGTATCCCCACTTTCTGCCGATGAACTGGCCGGGCTATCTCTGGAAGAAGACGTGGTTTCCCGCCTAATTGTTCAGGGAAAACAGAAAAACGACTGGTCGCTGCAACACGGCCCGCTCACCGAGGACACCTTTGCCAACTTACCGGATGATCACTGGACGCTGCTGGTTCAACACGCAGACCTGCTCGAGCCGGACGTAAATCGGCTGCTGGAAGCCTTTCGCTTCCTGCCTCGCTGGAGATTGGACGATATTATGATCAGCTACGCCAGCGATGGCGGCGGTGTAGGCCCTCACTTTGACTACTACGACGTTTTCCTGCTGCAAGCCAAAGGTAAGCGCCGCTGGCGTCTGGGCCAGACCTGCAGTACTGAAGACCCACTTATCCCCGGAATCGACCTAAAGATCTTGCAGCGTTTCGAAACAAGCTCAGACTGGCTCGTCGAGCCCGGCGACCTACTCTACATCCCGCCCAACCTGGCCCACTGGGGCGAAGCTGTTGGCGACGACTGTATTACTTACTCTATTGGCTTCCGCGCCCCCAGCTACGGCGACGTACTGATAGATTTTGCTCAGGAAATGGCCTCAATGTGCAGCGAAGATAAGCGCTACAGTGACAGCGAGCACAAACAACAGGCTCTTAGCGGCGAGATTACTGCCCATTCACTAGAGGCCGTCAGCGCAATTATCCACCGCTTCAGTCAAAACAAGAACTACTTGGCCAGCTGGCTTGGCGAGTATATGACACGCCCCAACCCCGGTGGGGAAGAAGCCAGCCAGGGCGAATTCCCGGTGGAACAACTGTCTACCACATTGTGTAAGCTCACCCCTTTCGCTCGCTGCGCTTTTTATAACACCAGCGACCACTGCATTGTATTTATTAACGGACACCGGTGGCACTGTTCTAAACCCCTGGCGATTATGCTCAGCAACGGAGAAAGCATCCTGTATTCACAACTGGACACCAAAGATCAGTACATACTGAAACATCTAGCGGAAGACGGTTTATTGGAGTATGCAGATGAGTGA
- a CDS encoding GNAT family N-acetyltransferase, protein MSEAPCELEIVSWTENSLLLSDIRRKVFIEEQNVSEAEEWDEQDAHEETQHFMISKNDQAVGCARLLANGQIGRMAIRKGFREQGFGLELLRGIIRHSLQQQFASHTEKDLFLHAQVAAIPFYKKMGFHEIGNHFMDAGIPHKTMVLELDSSTLTTLYRDRVWRLQQAHEFSQHLVQTIRFGNLNLNIFCHHLTPSLWAHPEAVKAISALARRSAHSRIRILLQDAKAITGKHHPVVVLCQRISSRMEIKVLDKDVGNFDNAYAIIDEKQLVYLNSEDTCTGFANYQAAAESQHLREEFDRIWLYSSHSDQDLAQLYL, encoded by the coding sequence ATGAGTGAGGCGCCATGCGAACTGGAAATTGTTAGCTGGACGGAAAACAGCTTGCTGCTATCCGACATCCGTAGAAAAGTTTTTATAGAAGAACAGAACGTTAGCGAAGCTGAAGAGTGGGACGAGCAGGACGCCCACGAAGAAACTCAGCACTTTATGATATCCAAAAACGATCAAGCCGTTGGCTGTGCCCGACTGCTTGCAAACGGCCAAATCGGACGAATGGCTATTCGCAAGGGTTTTAGGGAGCAGGGGTTTGGGCTGGAGTTGCTCCGGGGCATTATTCGCCACTCCCTACAGCAGCAATTTGCCAGCCACACGGAAAAAGATCTATTCCTCCATGCGCAGGTCGCAGCGATTCCATTTTATAAAAAAATGGGTTTTCATGAGATCGGCAATCACTTTATGGATGCCGGCATCCCCCATAAAACCATGGTACTGGAGCTTGATAGTTCTACGTTGACCACCCTTTACCGTGATCGGGTCTGGCGACTGCAACAAGCCCATGAATTTTCCCAGCATCTGGTGCAAACCATCCGCTTTGGCAATCTCAATCTCAATATTTTTTGTCACCACCTGACCCCAAGCCTGTGGGCTCACCCAGAAGCCGTCAAAGCCATTTCAGCACTAGCACGCCGTAGCGCCCATTCCCGCATTCGCATCCTGCTCCAGGACGCCAAAGCCATTACAGGCAAACACCACCCGGTGGTCGTCCTGTGCCAGCGCATCAGCTCCCGTATGGAAATCAAAGTCTTGGATAAAGATGTCGGTAATTTCGACAATGCCTACGCGATTATCGATGAAAAACAGCTGGTATACCTCAACAGCGAAGATACCTGTACGGGTTTTGCCAACTACCAAGCGGCTGCAGAAAGCCAGCATCTGCGGGAAGAGTTTGATCGCATATGGCTGTACAGCAGCCACAGCGACCAGGATCTAGCACAACTGTATTTGTAA
- a CDS encoding Rieske (2Fe-2S) protein — protein MAFFPLEKLSQMFDGYQKAFTVNQHELLLVQVEAKPYIVENRCPHMDVPLTHAQLLSDHKIRCRAHGIEFNLESGEAEGPLAKQLDCLRQYPIVYQDGQLGLELA, from the coding sequence ATGGCTTTTTTTCCTCTGGAGAAGTTAAGCCAGATGTTCGATGGCTACCAAAAGGCGTTTACCGTGAACCAGCATGAACTATTGCTGGTTCAGGTGGAGGCTAAGCCCTATATCGTCGAGAATCGATGTCCCCATATGGACGTTCCCTTGACTCACGCCCAATTGTTAAGCGATCACAAAATCCGCTGCCGGGCTCACGGCATCGAATTTAATCTTGAAAGTGGGGAAGCTGAAGGTCCGTTAGCGAAGCAATTAGACTGTTTACGGCAGTACCCGATCGTCTATCAGGACGGGCAGCTTGGGCTTGAATTAGCATAG
- the thrH gene encoding bifunctional phosphoserine phosphatase/homoserine phosphotransferase ThrH: protein MELACLDLEGVLIPEIWIAFAEKTGIEALKATTRDIPDYDELMTMRLKELEKAGLGLKEIQDVIATLSPLPGAAEFLNWLRERFQVVILSDTFYEFAGPLMAQLGYPTLLCHKLTVDDNGKVVDYNLRQANPKRQSICAFKSIYYRTIAAGDSYNDTTMLAEADAGILFSAPQNVIDEFPQFPAVETYEELKQAFINASIRKLEL from the coding sequence GTGGAACTAGCCTGTCTTGACCTTGAAGGTGTACTCATCCCGGAAATCTGGATTGCGTTTGCCGAAAAAACCGGTATTGAAGCTCTTAAGGCGACTACCCGAGATATTCCAGATTACGATGAACTGATGACCATGCGCCTAAAAGAGCTGGAGAAGGCGGGGCTGGGGCTAAAGGAAATTCAGGATGTTATCGCCACACTAAGCCCTTTGCCGGGCGCTGCTGAGTTTCTTAACTGGCTGCGTGAGCGCTTTCAGGTCGTGATTCTGTCTGATACCTTTTACGAATTCGCTGGCCCGTTAATGGCCCAGTTGGGATACCCAACACTACTTTGCCATAAATTGACAGTAGACGATAACGGCAAGGTCGTCGATTACAATCTGCGCCAGGCCAACCCCAAGCGCCAGTCCATTTGCGCTTTCAAATCCATTTACTATCGCACTATCGCGGCGGGTGATTCCTACAACGATACTACCATGCTGGCTGAGGCCGATGCGGGTATCCTGTTCAGTGCACCACAGAATGTGATTGATGAATTCCCTCAGTTTCCCGCAGTGGAAACCTATGAAGAACTGAAGCAGGCCTTTATCAACGCCAGTATTCGCAAACTGGAACTGTAA
- a CDS encoding phosphoadenylyl-sulfate reductase, with the protein MNDTVNLVDIDNTLQQSTPQEILAYALEQHDNLAISFSGAEDIVLVDMAARIKPGVKVFCLDTGRLHAQTYQFIEQVRKHYDIELDVLFPSTEAVQKLVASKGLFSFYDDNHKECCGVRKVGPLRSKLLQVDAWVTGQRKDQSPGTRASIPVIQNDKVFARAGETLIKFNPLVNWTSQQVWEYIRTEGVPYNPLHDNGYVSIGCEPCTRPIGPGQHEREGRWWWEDATKKECGLHSTNIQK; encoded by the coding sequence ATGAACGATACGGTAAACCTTGTCGATATCGACAACACGCTTCAACAATCAACGCCCCAGGAAATTCTAGCCTACGCCTTGGAGCAGCACGACAACCTTGCCATCTCCTTTAGCGGTGCAGAAGATATCGTACTTGTCGATATGGCTGCACGAATCAAGCCCGGAGTTAAGGTTTTTTGCCTCGATACCGGTCGCCTCCACGCGCAGACCTATCAATTTATCGAGCAGGTGCGTAAGCATTACGATATCGAACTGGATGTACTCTTCCCATCAACAGAAGCAGTACAAAAACTGGTTGCCAGTAAAGGCCTATTCAGTTTTTACGATGACAACCATAAGGAATGTTGCGGGGTACGCAAAGTAGGCCCGCTACGCAGCAAACTTTTACAGGTGGATGCCTGGGTAACCGGCCAGCGTAAAGACCAAAGCCCCGGTACACGGGCAAGCATTCCCGTTATTCAAAACGATAAAGTATTTGCCCGCGCTGGTGAAACTCTGATCAAGTTTAATCCGCTGGTTAATTGGACATCCCAGCAAGTATGGGAATATATTCGTACAGAGGGCGTCCCCTACAACCCACTGCACGACAATGGATATGTTTCGATAGGCTGCGAACCCTGCACACGCCCAATTGGCCCCGGCCAGCACGAGCGAGAAGGTCGCTGGTGGTGGGAGGATGCCACGAAAAAAGAATGTGGCCTACACTCAACAAATATTCAAAAATAA
- the cysB gene encoding HTH-type transcriptional regulator CysB: MKLQQLRYIWEVAHHELNVSATAQSLYTSQPGISKQIRLLEDELGVEIFSRSGKHLTRITPAGEAILRTSGEILRKVESIKQVAQEFSNERKGSLSIATTHTQARYALPDVISKFIDKYPDVSLHMHQGTPMQISEMAADGSVDFAIATEALELFSDLIMLPCYRWNRCILVPKNHPLCQVSTLTLEDVAKYPIVTYVFGFTGRSKLDEAFMERGLAPRVVFTAADADVIKTYVRLGLGIGIVAKMAYQEEEDSDLVALDASHLFRASTTKIGFRRGTFLRGFMYEFIEEFAPHLTKDLVSEAFNRHSKVELDELFSHVALPEY; encoded by the coding sequence ATGAAACTGCAACAGCTGCGGTATATCTGGGAAGTCGCTCATCACGAGCTAAATGTTTCGGCTACCGCCCAGAGTTTATACACATCACAACCAGGGATCAGTAAGCAAATTCGCTTGCTGGAAGATGAGCTAGGTGTCGAGATTTTCTCTCGTAGTGGTAAGCACCTTACCCGTATTACGCCAGCTGGCGAGGCTATTTTGAGAACCTCGGGTGAAATTCTGCGCAAAGTAGAAAGCATTAAGCAGGTTGCCCAGGAGTTCAGTAATGAGCGCAAGGGAAGCTTGTCTATCGCAACCACCCACACACAGGCGCGTTATGCCTTACCTGACGTAATTTCCAAGTTTATCGATAAATATCCGGATGTTTCTTTGCATATGCATCAGGGTACGCCCATGCAGATCTCGGAAATGGCTGCAGATGGCTCGGTCGACTTTGCTATTGCAACGGAAGCGCTGGAGTTATTTAGTGATCTGATTATGTTGCCCTGCTATCGCTGGAATCGTTGTATTCTCGTTCCCAAAAACCATCCCTTGTGTCAGGTTTCCACGCTTACTCTGGAGGATGTGGCCAAGTATCCCATTGTGACCTATGTCTTCGGTTTTACCGGTCGTTCCAAGCTGGATGAGGCTTTTATGGAGCGAGGGCTAGCACCGCGCGTGGTATTCACCGCGGCAGATGCCGATGTTATCAAAACCTATGTGCGGCTGGGCTTGGGTATTGGGATCGTGGCTAAAATGGCCTACCAGGAAGAGGAAGATAGTGATCTAGTCGCTTTGGATGCTAGCCATTTGTTCCGTGCCAGCACCACAAAAATTGGTTTCCGTCGTGGTACTTTCCTACGTGGTTTTATGTATGAGTTTATTGAGGAGTTTGCGCCGCATTTAACCAAGGATTTGGTTAGTGAAGCGTTTAATCGACACTCTAAGGTCGAGCTGGATGAACTCTTTTCCCATGTGGCGTTGCCAGAGTATTGA
- a CDS encoding sulfite exporter TauE/SafE family protein: MDLVFYIFAGAAVGLAVGLTGVGGGSLMTPLLILWGIPEKIAIGTDLLYAAATKTGAMHAHQKQGTVRWKLVFTLAAGSIPASLLTTVALRFAIPKDLDYAPLLTHTLGFMLILTSLVVFFKKQIQKGFASKNAEQGWFYRNATAVTFSAGIVLGVFVTLSSVGAGAFCAALLLLLYPRLPALQVVGTDISHAVPLTLIAGLGHLWNNNVDFQLLFGLLLGSLPAVHLGAKLAVRVPNSILQPILACILMMIGIKFAFLAPAH, encoded by the coding sequence ATGGATTTAGTTTTTTATATTTTCGCCGGCGCGGCGGTCGGACTGGCTGTTGGCCTCACGGGAGTTGGAGGAGGGTCACTTATGACCCCTCTACTCATCCTTTGGGGCATCCCAGAAAAGATCGCTATCGGTACCGACCTCCTCTATGCGGCCGCAACCAAAACCGGGGCTATGCACGCCCATCAGAAACAGGGCACAGTGCGCTGGAAATTGGTTTTTACCCTGGCCGCGGGCAGCATCCCCGCATCCCTACTGACAACAGTGGCGTTGCGTTTTGCCATACCCAAGGATCTCGATTACGCGCCATTGCTAACCCACACCCTGGGTTTTATGTTGATCCTTACTTCATTAGTTGTGTTCTTTAAGAAACAAATTCAGAAGGGCTTCGCATCAAAAAATGCTGAACAGGGATGGTTCTACCGAAATGCGACCGCAGTAACCTTCTCCGCAGGCATCGTTCTGGGCGTATTTGTTACACTGTCGTCGGTAGGTGCTGGAGCGTTCTGCGCAGCGTTATTGTTATTGCTCTACCCCCGTCTACCCGCATTACAGGTCGTGGGCACGGATATTTCTCATGCCGTACCGCTCACTCTAATTGCTGGCCTAGGCCACCTATGGAACAATAATGTCGACTTTCAACTCTTATTCGGTTTGCTACTAGGCTCTCTGCCAGCGGTCCATCTGGGAGCAAAACTCGCTGTACGAGTTCCAAATTCAATACTCCAGCCTATTCTCGCCTGTATTTTGATGATGATCGGAATCAAGTTCGCATTTTTGGCACCGGCACACTAA
- a CDS encoding 5'-nucleotidase, producing MTSQLGGKLVIAISSRALFDLDESHQVFENDGLEAYSKYQIAHEDVVLPPGDAFPMVEKLLKINEQLGGEPRVEIILLSRNSADTGLRIFNSINHYGLDITRAAFTGGESPYRYISPFNGHLFLSTDARDVRHAIEQGVAAATLLTSSKSKGESNQLRFAFDGDAVLFSDEAEQVYQRQGLDAFAKSERESAKTPLSGGPFKSFLAALQGLQNEFQGRECPIRTALVTARSAPAHERVIRTLRAWNVRIDESLFLGGLSKGKFLQAYGADVFFDDQQTHCQSARDHVATGHVPNGIANELIDRA from the coding sequence ATGACATCTCAGCTGGGGGGTAAGTTGGTTATCGCAATTTCGTCGAGAGCGCTGTTTGATCTTGACGAAAGCCACCAGGTATTTGAAAACGATGGTCTAGAAGCATACTCCAAATACCAGATAGCGCACGAGGACGTTGTACTTCCTCCTGGCGATGCCTTTCCTATGGTCGAAAAGTTGTTAAAGATTAATGAGCAGCTGGGCGGGGAGCCTAGGGTAGAAATAATTTTACTTTCTCGCAACAGTGCCGATACTGGGTTGCGTATATTTAACTCTATCAATCACTACGGGCTGGATATTACGCGCGCAGCCTTTACCGGTGGTGAGAGCCCTTATCGTTATATTTCACCTTTTAACGGGCATCTATTTTTATCCACGGATGCGAGGGACGTACGGCATGCGATAGAGCAGGGCGTTGCCGCCGCGACGTTATTAACATCGTCAAAAAGTAAAGGCGAGAGTAATCAGTTAAGGTTTGCCTTCGATGGTGATGCCGTACTATTTTCTGATGAGGCTGAGCAGGTTTACCAGAGGCAGGGCTTAGATGCCTTTGCAAAAAGTGAGCGTGAATCGGCAAAAACCCCCTTAAGTGGTGGCCCGTTTAAGTCTTTTCTCGCTGCCTTACAGGGTTTGCAGAATGAATTTCAAGGGCGAGAGTGCCCTATTCGGACGGCGCTGGTAACTGCGCGCTCCGCACCAGCACATGAAAGGGTTATTCGCACATTGCGCGCATGGAATGTGCGAATTGATGAATCTCTATTTTTGGGCGGTTTAAGCAAGGGTAAATTTCTGCAGGCCTATGGCGCAGATGTATTTTTTGATGATCAACAAACCCATTGTCAGTCCGCCCGTGACCATGTTGCCACTGGACACGTTCCCAACGGCATTGCTAATGAGCTTATCGACAGAGCTTAG
- a CDS encoding D-cysteine desulfhydrase family protein — translation MLAYKPSRLSLAHLPTPIRPLDRLSRPLGGPRIWLKQDDFTGSAQTGNKLRKLEFVVAEALAQGCDTLITCGGVQSNHCRTAALVGAQLGLKVHLLLRGDPASCIDGNLLMDHMAGAEVSIYPDDEYVANLGGIFQHWKEYYQSVGRSAYVIPTGASDEVGLWGYLQASEELLNDFKQNDIQPDAIVVATGSGGTQAGLTLGLHLQGSLIPVHGVAVCDSELYFHNKVRSDISAWQKRWGAFFNKTNLDELLAELRIHTLDAYIGPGYAQGYDELFQCIQMVAQEEGIILDPVYTGKAFYGLVSEIKSGIFSGMEDIVFVHTGGVFGLFPYRNVVLGR, via the coding sequence ATGTTAGCCTATAAACCGTCCCGACTTTCATTAGCGCATCTTCCCACGCCTATTCGCCCTCTGGATCGCTTGTCCCGACCGCTTGGCGGCCCTCGCATTTGGCTTAAACAGGATGATTTTACCGGCTCGGCTCAGACGGGAAATAAGCTCCGCAAGCTAGAGTTTGTTGTTGCAGAAGCATTAGCTCAAGGCTGTGATACCTTAATTACCTGTGGTGGTGTTCAGTCTAACCATTGCCGAACAGCAGCGCTGGTTGGCGCTCAGTTGGGCTTGAAGGTGCATCTGCTATTACGAGGGGATCCCGCTTCCTGTATCGATGGCAATTTGCTAATGGATCATATGGCTGGTGCCGAGGTTTCCATCTATCCGGATGATGAATATGTCGCAAATCTGGGAGGCATTTTTCAGCATTGGAAAGAGTATTACCAATCTGTTGGGCGGTCAGCTTACGTTATTCCGACCGGAGCCAGTGATGAGGTTGGCCTTTGGGGGTACCTGCAGGCGTCCGAAGAGCTGTTAAACGATTTCAAGCAAAATGATATTCAGCCGGATGCGATTGTTGTGGCAACTGGTTCAGGGGGGACCCAGGCGGGCCTGACCTTGGGTCTGCACCTGCAGGGGTCATTAATACCTGTGCATGGTGTCGCTGTGTGTGACTCGGAACTCTATTTCCATAACAAGGTGAGGAGCGATATCAGTGCCTGGCAAAAACGATGGGGTGCTTTTTTTAACAAAACAAATCTTGATGAGCTTTTAGCTGAATTACGCATTCACACCTTGGATGCCTATATCGGTCCCGGCTATGCGCAGGGTTATGATGAACTGTTTCAATGTATACAGATGGTTGCGCAAGAAGAGGGCATCATTTTGGACCCCGTGTATACCGGAAAAGCGTTTTATGGATTGGTCAGTGAAATTAAATCCGGTATTTTTTCGGGAATGGAGGATATTGTGTTTGTTCACACTGGAGGCGTATTTGGCCTGTTTCCATACCGCAATGTTGTACTGGGGAGGTAA